The region AAGTTGTGAAGTGATTCAATCTGTGCCTGCTTTTCTTCCTCAGTGGAACGAATAACCTCTCCTGGTAAAACCGTTGGAGAACCATCTTTGCCCAGAAAGGTATTCACACCAATAATAGGGTATTCACCGGTATGTTTCAGCCATTCGTAATGCATGGATTCCTCCTGGATTTTTGAACGCTGATACATAGTCTCCATAGCACCAAGAACTCCACCTCTCTCTGTAATTCTGTCGAATTCGGTGTATACAGCTTCTTCTACTAAATCTGTTAATTCCTCGATAATAAAAGAGCCTTGAAGTGGGTTTTCATTTTTAGCCAGACCCAACTCTTTGTTGATGATAAGCTGAATGGCCATTGCTCTTCTTACAGATTCTTCTGTTGGTGTTGTAATCGCTTCGTCGTATGCATTGGTGTGAAGTGAATTACAGTTATCATAAATAGCATACAATGCCTGAAGTGTAGTTCTGATATCGTTGAAATCAATTTCCTGAGCATGAAGTGAGCGGCCGGAAGTCTGGATGTGATATTTCAGCATTTGGCTTCTTTCATCAGCACCATATTTTAATTTCATGGCTTTTGCCCAGATTCTTCTTGCGACACGGCCAATTACTGCATATTCAGGGTCGATACCGTTGGAGAAGAAGAAAGATAAGTTTGGTGCAAAATCGTTGATATCCATTCCGCGGCTGAGGTAGTATTCTACATAAGTAAATCCGTTTGCCAATGTAAATGCTAACTGCGAAATCGGATTAGCTCCGGCTTCTGCAATATGATATCCTGAAATAGAAACCGAATAGAAGTTTCTTACTTTTTCTTTAATAAAATATTCCTGAACGTCGCCCATTAATCTCAGCGCAAATTCGGTAGAAAAAATACAGGTATTTTGTGCCTGATCCTCTTTCAGAATATCTGCCTGAACTGTCCCCCGAACGGTAGCTATCGTTTGGGCTTTGATTTTTTCGTAAACATCCGCAGGGATCACTTCATCTCCGGTAATTCCTAACAATTGTAATCCTAAACCATTATTAGATGGAGGGAGCTCTCCGTTATATTGAGGTCTCTTTAAACCTTTATCATCAAATTTAGCCTTTAGAACAGACTCTACTTTTGATTCAAGCTTGTGTTCAGTAATATATTTTTCAACATTCTGGTCGATAGCTGCATTCATAAAGAAAGCCAATAGCATAGGAGCAGGCCCATTAATGGTCATAGACACGGAAGTCAGAGCATTTACAAGGTCAAAACCAGAGTATAGCTTTTTAGCATCATCCAATGTTGCAATAGAAACCCCGGCATTTCCAATTTTACCATAAATATCTGGGGGTAAAGCAGGATCCTGACCATATAACGTTACGGAATCAAAAGCTGTAGACAAACGTTTTGCCGGCATTTCAGCAGAAACATAATGGAATCTTCTGTTGGTTCTTTCAGGTCCGCCTTCTCCGGCAAACATTCTGGTAGGATCTTCCCCGGTTCTTTTAAAAGGATAAATACCTGCCGTGTATGGAAAACTTCCCGGAAGATTTTCCTGACCTTTCCACTTAATAAGATCTCCCCAGTCATTATATTTAGGTAGTGCTATTTTAGGAATTCTGAGATGGGATAAAGATTCGGTTGAGGTTTCTACTTTAATTTCCTTTCCACGCACAAAATAAGAATAGAACTCTGCATGAAATGCTTTTTTAGTATCATCCCAGTTTTTCAGGAAGTCTATATTCTCCTGTTGCAGCTCTTTTTCTGCTTTTTGATATTCAGTTTCTAAAACATCGTTAGAGATGATTTTCTTTACACCTTCAATATGATACATCGTTCTGGCTAATTCAGCCTGTTTCTCAATTGCAGCATCATATTGCTTGTTGTTCTCTACGATTTCTGATAGATAGCGGACTCTTTTGGGCGGAATAATAGTGACTTCATCCGTCACTTCCTGTTCAATAAAAGTATTAAATTCAGATATATCCTTACCCTGAGCCAGTTGAAGGGTTTCATTTACCTTTACAATTAATCTGTTATAGAGTTCTGTTGTACCGTGATCATTGAACTGAGATGCTTTAGTTGCAAAAACCGGCATATCATCTAATGGACTTTCCCATAAAAGATGATTTCTCTGGAATTGTTTTCTTACTGCTTGTAATGCATCTAAGGCTCCCCGCTTATCAGATTTATTTAAGGCTACAAGATCTGCATAATCCAGCATATCTATTTTTTCAAGCTGGGTAGAGGCTCCGTATTCAGGTGTCATCACATACATGGAGACATCAGCAAAATCCGAAACTTCAGAACCAGACTGTCCGATACCAGATGTTTCCAGTATAATGACATCCGGATGTGCAAGTTTCAAAACATTTAATGCAGAATGAATAAATGGCGAAACTGAGACATTATTTTCTCTGGTTGCCATTGAACGCATATAGACTCTTGGATCATTAATAGCATTCATACGGATTCTGTCTCCTAACAGAGCACCACCAGTTTTCTTTTTGGAAGGGTCAATAGAGATAATCGCAATCTTCTTATCCGGATTAGAGCGTAAGAAACGTCTTACCAACTCATCTGTTAAAGATGATTTACCTGCGCCACCAGTTCCGGTAATACCGATAATCGGGATATTCAGATTTTTTGATTTTTCATCTATGGCTTTTACCAGTTCAGGTTTTTCATCCGAGAAATTTTCTACTGCAGAAATAATCTGAGCAATACTTGTCGGATTTTCAAAGCTTATAGCATCCAGATCTTTTGCAGTTATATCTTTTCCGGTAGCAAAATCGGATCTCTGTACAAGATCATCAATCATTCCCTGAAGACCAAGTTCGCGGCCATCGTCCGGGGAATAAATTCTGTCGATACCGTAATCCATGAGATCCTTTATTTCTTCAGGTAGGATAACACCGCCACCGCCACCGAAGATTTTAATCTGTGGTGAGTTCTTTTCTCTCAGCAGGTCATAGATATACTTAAAGTATTCGTTATGTCCACCCTGATAAGAAGTCAATGCTATAGCATTAGCATCTTCTTGTATTGCTGTGTTTACAACTTCCTCTGCTGATTTGTCATGTCCAAGATGAATAACCTCGCATCCTGTTCCCTGGATCACTCGCCGCATAATGTTTATAGCAGCGTCGTGTCCGTCGAACAAAGCCGCTGCTGTAACGATCCTAACTTTATTGTCAGGAGTATATTTTTTTGTGTTCATATTAGGGTTTAGTAATAGTTCAAATATAATAAATTGAGGGCATATCTTCTTCAGGATTATATGGTTAACGGAAAGGGCTTAAAAATGGCTGATTTCAGCCATTTTTGCCCATAAATCATAGTATGTAGATTAAAAATCAATACTTTTATGCTCATAAAATTTAATACTAAACACTGCAACGATGAATTTCAAATCAACTCTTATAATAGCCTTAATCAGTGCTTATTCTGTAACATTTGCTCAGGAACGAATTTATTTTGATGAAAACTGGGAAGCTACCACCAAAGACCAGATGGTTTATTACCGGGAGACTTCTAAGCAAGGAAATCTGATTTTGTTAAAAGACTATTATAAAAATGGAGCACTACAGTTTGAAGGCTTAGCATCAGACGTAACACCCAACCATGAAGTTTATGAAGGTAAGGCAACCTGGTATTTTCCTGACGGTAAACCTGAAAAAATCGCAGAATATGTAAAAGGAGTACCAACAGGTGTATCTAAAATGTTTGACGTACAGGGGCGTATTGTTGAAGATCTGATCTATAATAAAGAAGGAAGATACGACGGGACATCTTATCTCTATAAAAATACTGATGAGAACTCAGGTTATAATATGATCACTGAGTATAAGAATTCTGAAGCTACTTATACTGTTGTCTTCGATGATTCTAGGAAAGGGATACGAAGCGAGACTATTTATAAGGACGGTTATGAATCTGAAGTTAAATATTACGACGAAAAAGGTAAATATATAGGAAGTAGGACATATAATAGTAAAGAGGGTAAATATGAAGGGACTATTATAGAATACTATTATGATCCTATGAGAATTGCCAGTATAGAAAGATATAATAAAAAAGGTGATCTGTTGGAATCTAAGAGCTTTTATAAGAATGGCAAGTTGAAGCAAGATGTGAAAATATCCGGTAAAAACAGGCAGAAAATAACTTATAATGAAGAAGGTAATGTAATAGCAAGGCTTAACTTGAAGTATAATGAAGAGATTAAAGATGCTGTTGCTTATGAAGGCGAAGATTATGAATTCTATGAAGAAGGGGGGACTGTACGACGTATAGCTACTTACCACGAAGGTGTACTTGCTTCCGATAAGAATTATGATGAAGACGGGAAATTAAATACTGAAAACTTTTATAAAGGCGAAGACAAGATAGCTACTAATTACTATAATACTGATGGCTCTTTAAAAGGAAAACTGGAATTAAAGGACGGCGTTGGCTATAATGGGACGGAAATTGCAAGCGCTGGTGAAATAGTTTATAAGGATGGAATTGTTCAGGATATGAAAAGACTTTTTGAAAATGGAAAAGTACAATGGACAAAGCATCTTAACCCTGAGAAAAATATATATGAATCTAAAGTATATAATGAAGATGGTGCAGTACTTTATTCTTACACAAGATCAGTAGAGGAGGATTCATTTAACGGAGAAGTATTGCAATATGTAAAAGGTAAAGTAAGTAATAAAGCTGTTATAAAGGATAATAATCTTGTAAGTGGCAAAATCCGAATCGATGAAGATGTACGCAATGTAGAGATCGAAAGAAAAGGAGAGTGGATAATAATCCGACAATATACAAAAGCAGGTAAGCTATTTTCAGAAGAAAAAGTTCTTATTAATGAGAATCCTTACGGAGAATCTTATTATTTTCGCGAAGAATCTCTTGTCAAGAATTATAACTATTAATAAGAAGCATGAAAAAAGCAATTTTATATCTTTTATTGGGAACTGCAGTTAGTTTCCTGTTCCATTATTTTTTATCAGGATTCGGGAAAGTTTCTTTAGATCTTTATTATGCTTTTGCTTTTGGATTAGGTTGGGGAATGGCTTATTTTCTGGACAGACCCGATTTTGCATTACCCAAAAAATTGGGACTATCCTTTATAGGGATTATCCTTTTAGTAGTATTGGGAATTGTTTTTTTTAATCTGGAAATTGCTATCCCTTCTATTATTCGTTTTTCAACAGTCTTTGTTGCCTATTATCTTTTGGCCAGTTTCAGACAAAGTAAGTCATTGAGAAATTAAAACCGATTTTAATAGAATCAAAAGCAGCGTTTCAGATATCTGAAACGCTGCTTTTGATATTCCTGAAGTTTAATTCTTAATGAATCATCAGGAAGCTTATTAATATTAAGATCATTAACAGAAATGTGAATAAAATTGTATTAATAAAGAATAAGGATATTCCTGCAATACCTGTGGTAAGAGGGTGTGTTCTGTATACTTTATAATGAGCAATGAAAAAATAAATACAACTATAAATTGAAAATATTGTAGCAAAAAAAGATGCAATTATTTTAAAGAATGATAAAAACGGGAACCATTTAGCAATAAGGCTTAGAAGTAGGACTATTGCAATCTCTACTAACAGGAAGGAAAAATAATGTAAAGTGAAAACACCATGATCAAAATACCAAAACTTTTTCTTACTGTGAAATAGCCATAACGTAAGTGCAAATAAAGGTAGATATAAAAAGAGTGCTTTTGGCAGGGAATGAAAGAAAGTCATAATTAAGCCGTTTAGTACATCTTTATAGGTTGCTCCCTGTTCATGAAGTTCAAAAGCTTTTTTTACAATAGGTCGTTCAATAGTAGTAAAATTCATAGGATTTTTTGCTTGTATTGAATCGTATTGTTTTATATTATTAGCACCTTTTATATGAGTGCCTTCTAAAAAACGCTGATCCTTCCAATTGTCCAAATCACCTTGAATAATATTCTTTTTTATCAGAGAATCTTTTGTAGTTTTTAAAAACATCTGAATTTTTATTGAATCCTCTTTCTGTATGTTATTTTCTTTGACAATAATACCTGTTGCTTCAATGGGGCTTAATTCACGGAGGTGATTTTGGGTTTGAATCAGTTCTTCATCTTTTTCATTATGACCACTTCCAACGCTTATGGGTAAAAAGGCAACCATTAGAAAAGTTATGAAACTCATGAAAATATATAATTTCACTGGCGGAACATACTTTTGACGCTCACCTTTCAGGTATGTGGTCGTTAATTTTCCGGGATTGAAGAGGAGATTTTTCAATGTTCCCCAAAACTGCCCGTCATAGTGGGTGAAGTCTTCAAAGAAATGTGTAAAAAGATAATGGAAGGGTTGTTTAGGTTCTGTGTTTTCCTGTCCACAACGCGGGCAGAATCTCTCTTCTACCTGATGACCACAGTTTAGACATGTCTTGTCTGATCGGAGTTTTCCATGGTGTCCCATTTTTGAATAGTTTTCTCCAAAAATAATCAGATTTTGCAAAAATGGAAATAAAAAAAGCAATACCTTATAAAAAGAGATTGCTTTTTTCTATGTTGATGTGTTTTTATGTTTGAATTATACACAATTCGTGTGCCAAAATAGGATGAGGTAATATAGATAAAAATCGATTTTTGTATAAGTTTTTGAATACTAGTGTTTTGCTGATTTAAACAGGTGGGTTGTATAAAAAAGCAAATAGCTGTTTTGTTTTAGAAAAATTATTTATACCTTTGCAAACCCGTAATGGGGAAAATTATGTTTAATCGTAAACGATAAGTAGTGAATACATTAAGTTACAAAACCGTATCGGCTAACAAAGCTACCGCAAATAAAGAATGGGTTGTGGTAGACGCTGATGGACAGCCTTTAGGGCGTTTAGCATCTAAAGTTGCTAAGATTTTGAGAGGAAAGCACAAAACTAACTTTACACCGCACGTTGACTGTGGAGATAACGTTATTATTTTGAATGCTGAGAAAGTAGCACTTTCAGGAAACAAGTGGGCTGACAAAGAGTACATCTGGCATACTGGATACCCAGGAGGTCAAAAATCTTTAACTGCTGCAGAACTTCAGAAGAAAAACAGTGCAATGGTAGTTGAAAAAGCTGTAAAAGGAATGCTTCCTAAAAACAGATTAGGAAAAGCTATCTTCAAAAACCTTCACGTATACGTAGGTGGAGAGCACAAGCATGAAGCACAGCAGCCTAAAGAAATTAATATTAACGAAATTAAATAATTAAGATGTCTACAGTACACAAAATCGGAAGAAGAAAAACATCTGTAGCGAGAGTTTACGTTAAGCCAGGTGCTGGTAACATTACTGTTAACGGTAAAGATGCTAAAACTTACTTCTGCACAGATATGTTGGTTTACAAATTAAATCAACCATTTTTATTAACTGAAACTGCTGGTCAGTATGACGTTACCGTTAATGTTTTCGGTGGTGGTATTACAGGTCAGGCAGAAGCTATCAGACTAGGTATTTCAAGAGCACTTTGCGAAATCAATGAAGAATTCAGATTAGCATTGAAACCTCACGGTCTTCTTACCAGAGATGCTAGAATGGTAGAAAGAAAGAAATTCGGTCAGAAAAAAGCGAGAAAGAGATTCCAATTCTCAAAACGTTAATTTTCAAAATTCAGGATCTCGGATCATGGATTTCAGACGCTTCACTTGGTCTGTTATCTTATTTCTGAAATCTATTTTAAACAAAACAAAAATTGCCCGTTTAGTTTAGCACCCAAACACTTCTCCCGTTCTTTGAAGTTGTTGATTGCTTAAAGCGGAATGTAAACTAAAAAAATTAAAGACATGGCAAAAGCAAATGTAAAAGACCTATTAGAGGCTGGCGTACACTTCGGTCACATGACTAGAAAGTGGAATCCAAATATGGCTCCATACATCTTCATGGAGAAAAACGGTATTCACATTGTCGATTTACATAAAACGGCAGTAAAATTGGACGAAGCTTGTAACGCTTTAGAAAAAATTACTTCTGCTGGTAAAAAAGTTCTTTTCGTAGCTACTAAAAAACAAGCTAAAGAAGTTGTTGCAAAACACGCTTCTGAACTGAACATGCCTTATATTACTGAAAGATGGCCAGGTGGTATGCTTACCAACTTCGTAACTATCAGAAAAGCGGTTAAGAAAATGAACGCTATCGATAAAATGAAGAAAGATGGTACTTTCGAAACTTTATCTAAAAAAGAAAGATTACAAGTTGACCGTCAGAGAGCTAACCTAGAGAAAAACTTAGGTTCTATCGCTGACATGGTGCGTCTTCCTTCTGCTATTTTCGTAGTAGATATTATGAGAGAACACATCGCGGTAACTGAAGCTAAGAAATTAGGTATTCCAGTTTTCGGTATCGTTGATACTAACTCTGACCCAAGAAAAGTAGATTTCGTTATCCCTGGTAACGATGATGCTTCTAAATCTATCGATATGATTCTTTCTGTAGTGTCTGAATCTATCAAAGAAGGTCAGTCTCAAAGAAAAGCTGAAAAAGAAAAATCTAAAGAAGGCGAAAAAGCTACAGCTGATGCTGATGCTGATTTCGATGCTGAATAAGAATTTTCTTATATACATAAAAGAACCCGTTAGTTTACTAGCGGGTTCTTTTTTATCTAATGTAGAGTTGATTATTTTAACGACAGCTGTTGTGAGCTTCTGATATTAGTAGTTTCTCTGTAAACTTTCTGACAAACATTGGCAGAAAGGGTATATATTCCTTTTCGGATCATAGCGTAGCCAACCTGTCCTGTGCCAATTGGTATTCTTTTAAAACCATTACTTCCGCTGATGGTAAAAACCATATTGCAGGAAGATTCATTTTTTATAACAATGGAAGTGTTAATAGCATTTGGATCCGTACTGTTCAAAAGATCATTTAACACAGCTTCTGTTTCAGGTTTATAAGTTTTTAGTAACTCGTTATATTCTCTTTCAGTATTGGCCATAGAAGTATTGCTGCTTCCGGGATAAGAGGGATATCTCGGAAATCGGTTATATGTGCTATAATTCATTGCATCACACCCGGCCAGAAATACTGTTGCAGAAATAAGAAATAAATATTTTTTCATCCGTCAAAGATAAATTAATCTTCTTAAAATTAATTATTTCGTAATATACCGAAACACAAAACACAGCTTTTTAATTTGTTGTATTTTTTTTATCTTTGCACTGCTAAAATTTCAAGCATTATTTAATTAAAATATTTCAAACTATGTATACACCAGTAGCAGCAGACGTAGCTAAACTAAGAAACCAAACAGGTGCAGGTATGATGGATAGCAAAAAAGCTTTAGTGGAAGCTGAAGGCGATTTTGAAAAAGCTATCGAAATCCTTAGAAAAAAAGGTCAGAAAGTAGCAGCTAACAGAGCTGACAGAGAAAGTACTGAAGGTGCTGTTATCGCAAGAGTTAATGAAGATAACACTTTGGGTGCTATCATTAGCCTTAACTGTGAGACTGACTTCGTTGCTAAAAACGAAGCTTTCATCGAGTTAGCTTATGAATTAGCTGAAATGGCAATTACTGCTGCAACTAAAGAAGAATTATTAGCTACAGATTTCCACGGAATTACTGTTGCTGAGAAATTAACTGAGCAAACTGGTGTTATCGGTGAGAAAATCGAGATCGGTAGCTTCGAAAGAATTGAAGGACCTTTCTTAGGTGCTTACATCCACGCAGGTAACAAAATTGCTGCTATTACTTCTCTTTCTGCTAATGTAGAAGGTGGTGTTGAAGCTGCAAAAGCTGTTTCTATGCAGATTGCTGCAATGAACCCAATCGCTCTTGATGAAACTCAGGTTTCTCAGGAAACTATCGATAAAGAATTAGAGATCGAAAGAGATATCTTAACTAAAGAAGGTAAGCCTGCAAACATTATCGATAACATCCTTAAAGGTAAAATGCAGAAGTTCTACAAAGAGAACACTCTTGTTCACCAGGCGTTCATCAAAGACGGAAGCCAATCAGTAGCTGACTATGTAAAATCAGTTAACGCTGACCTAAAAGTAGTAGGATTTGTAAGAGTAAGCTTAGCTTAATCAAACTGAAATAAAAAGAAACCTCGGGAACTTCCCGGGGTTTTTTGTTAATCAGAATTAATGTTTCTCATTCCATAATAATTTCGTAATTTTGCAAAGAAAGTGCTATGCCTATACACGACAAAATCATAGAGACGGCAATCACCTTTGATGACGTCCTTCTAGTACCTTCATATTCTGAAGTATTACCCAATCAGGTTTCTCTAAAATCAAGACTATCCGATAAAATCACCCTGAAAGTTCCAATCGTTTCTGCAGCTATGGATACGGTAACGGAAGCTTCACTTGCTATTGCATTGGCGAGAGTTGGTGGATTAGGATTTATTCATAAGAATATGCCTATCGAGGAGCAGGCTAATCAGGTTAACAGTGTAAAAAGATCCGAGAACGGTATGATCTCCGATCCTGTTACGCTATCCAAAGAGCATACTCTTGGAGAGGCCAAAGGAATGATGGCTCATTATAAAATTTCCGGACTACCTGTGGTAGATAATGATAACAAACTAATTGGGATCATTACAAACAGAGATGTAAAGTATCAGGAAGATCTTGGTCTGAAAGTTGAAGAAATTATGACAAAGGATAACCTTATCGTTTCTCATAAGTCAACAACTCTGGAAGAGGCAAAAGAAATTTTGTTAAAGAGCAGAGTAGAGAAGTTACCAATTGTAGATTCTGAAAATAAATTAGTAGGTCTAATTACGATTAAAGATATTGATAACCAGTTGGAGTATCCTAATGCTAATAAAGACGGAAACGGAAGACTTATTGTAGGCGCCGGGGTAGGAGTAGGAGCAGATACAATGGATAGAGTGAAGGCTTTAGTTGAGGCTGGTGTGGATATTATTGCTGTTGACTCTGCACATGGTCATTCTGAAGGTGTTCTTGAAAAGATCAGAGAAATCCGTGCAGCATATCCGGAATTGGATATCGTTGGTGGTAATATTGTAACTGCTGAAGCAGCAAAAGCGCTTATTGAAGCTGGAGCAAATGTTCTGAAAGTAGGTGTTGGTCCGGGATCTATCTGTACAACAAGAGTTGTTGCAGGTGTAGGTGTACCACAATTATCTGCTATCTATAACGTTTACGAATATGCAAGAACACAAAATGTAGCTGTTATTGCAGACGGAGGTATTAAGCTTTCCGGAGATATTGTAAAAGCTATTGCTAGCGGAGCAGGAGCAGTAATGCTTGGATCTCTTTTAGCAGGGACAGAAGAAGCTCCGGGAGATGAAATTATTTTCCAGGGTAGAAAATTCAAGTCTTATCAAGGAATGGGATCTTTAGCAGCAATGAAGCGTGGTGGTAAAGAAAGATATTTCCAAAGTGAGGCAAAGAAATTTGTACCTGAAGGTATCGAAGGAAGAGTTCCTTTTAAAGGTAAGTTAGAAGAAGTTATTTTCCAGCTTAGCGGAGGATTAAGAGCCGGAATGGGATACTGCGGAGCGAAAGATATCGAATCACTTCAGAAAGATTCTAAAATGGTTCGTATCACAGGATCCGGACTTAAAGAATCTCACCCGCATGATGTAATTATTACGCAGGAAGCCCCTAACTACTCATTGTAAATTATATTGATACAATAGATAAAAGCCAGCTACACAGCTGGCTTTTTTGTTTGAAAATTATTCCGGAAATATGAATATCTTTACAATAACTAATAATTATAATTCCTTAATTTATAATGAGAAATATTTTCATTCAGCTCTGTCTGCTTGTAGGTACAGTATGTACTTTTTATAGTCAGGAAATTTCTGTAATTCCTAAACCCCAGCAGATACTCCAAAAGACAGGAAATTTTGTAATTGATCAAAATACAGGGATACAGTTGAAAGGAGCCTCCGAAAAAGATGTTCAGCTATTTCTAAACCAGCTGAGAAAAGTGTCGGGATACGCTCTGCCTGTAAAAAGCGGACAAGAAAACTCAATAATTTTCCAATTGGATACAAAATTGGGATTGCCCAATCAGGATGGTTATACACTGGATGTGTCTGATAAAAACATTGTAGTAAAAGCAAAAAATGGGAATGGCCTTTTTTATGCAACACAAACACTTAGACAGTTGTTGCCTGTCTCTGTAGAAAGTTCGAACAAAAAAGAAAATAAGCATTGGACAATTCCGGCTTTAGCAATTACAGATTATCCAAGATATGACTGGCGGGGATATATGAAGGATGTTAGTCGTACCTTCTATAGTGTGGATGTTGTAAAAAAGTATTTAGATCTGATGGCGCTTTATAAAATGAATACTTTTCATTGGCATTTAACGGATGATCAGGGATGGCGTATTGAAATTAAAAAGTATCCTAAACTAACTTCCGAGCAGACAACTGTATTTCACAGAACGGAAAATCAGCCGACAGAAAGAAACGGATTTTATACCCAGGAGCAGATAAAAGAAGTTGTAGCTTATGCCAGAGAACGAAAAATAACAATTGTTCCGGAGATTGATGTTCCGGGGCACTCATGGCCTACAATACTGGCTTATCCACAGCTAGGTGTTAATAAAAATAGTTACCCATATTTTGTATTTCCTTTTGTTTCTTCATGGGGATATTGGGGAAATCAGTTTACACCAAATACCTTGGATCCTTCTAAAGAAGAAGTTTATACCTTCTTGCAAAATGTTTTTACAGAAATAGTAGCATTATTTCCGGGTGAGTATATTCATTTTGGTGGTGATGAAGTCAGACATGTACTGTGGGAGAAAGAACCGCATATACAAGAGTTTATGAAAATACACCAGATTGGAAATGTTAAACAACTGCAGAGTTATTTTGTTCAACGTGTTTCCGGTATTATCAAAAGGCTGGGAAGAAAGCCTATTGGCTGGAACGATGTATTGGCAGATGATAAAGGTTTGCCTAAAGAAACAGCTATTATGAGCTGGTTGGGAGAGGAAGCGATAAAAGAAGCCGCAAGCCATGGCTTTAAGGCTGTAGCAACACCTTATTCACATGTTTATTTAGATATTACACAAGCTGACAGAAATGACGGAACTCCGAGTGATCTGGCGTATAGTAATATTAATTCAATAGACAGGATTTATACTTACGATCCGTCTGCTGGTCTAACTAAGGAAGAAGAAAAATTCGTATTGGGAATACAGGGGAATCTATGGTCAGCATTAACACAGGAGACTAAAGATATGAATGTGCATGTTTTCCCTCGTTTATTAGCCATTGCAGAAACAGGATGGACATTGCCTGCCAACAAAAATTTTGAAGACTTTAAAAAGCGTCTTTTAACAGGAGAAAAAAGATTAGATGAGTTGAAGGTCGATTATTATAAAACGGGAGGATATATAAGTGGAAAATGGACTCAAAACGATATTAAAGAAGAATTTTCTGATCTGTCGTTTGATGTTACTTCTAAGATATATGCAAACGGAAGAATTGCTATCGGTTTTTTCTACACCTCTGGTAAGAACTTTTTAGAGATTGACGGCGCACAGCTACTGGAAGATGGTAAAGTGATATCAGAAGATCTGCATCATGCACTAGCAGATATCTTTAGAGGAACGAACAAAATAAAACCGTTCTATTATAATTTTAAGATAGACCAGTATAATCCCAAAGCGAAATATATAGTAAAAGCAAAAGTACGAGGAGCTGGAGGAACAGATTCTAATGGAAATTTTACATTTAATCTTAGCCCTTATAAGCCGTTTACTGCTGTTGAAGCTAA is a window of Elizabethkingia anophelis R26 DNA encoding:
- a CDS encoding MORN variant repeat-containing protein, with amino-acid sequence MNFKSTLIIALISAYSVTFAQERIYFDENWEATTKDQMVYYRETSKQGNLILLKDYYKNGALQFEGLASDVTPNHEVYEGKATWYFPDGKPEKIAEYVKGVPTGVSKMFDVQGRIVEDLIYNKEGRYDGTSYLYKNTDENSGYNMITEYKNSEATYTVVFDDSRKGIRSETIYKDGYESEVKYYDEKGKYIGSRTYNSKEGKYEGTIIEYYYDPMRIASIERYNKKGDLLESKSFYKNGKLKQDVKISGKNRQKITYNEEGNVIARLNLKYNEEIKDAVAYEGEDYEFYEEGGTVRRIATYHEGVLASDKNYDEDGKLNTENFYKGEDKIATNYYNTDGSLKGKLELKDGVGYNGTEIASAGEIVYKDGIVQDMKRLFENGKVQWTKHLNPEKNIYESKVYNEDGAVLYSYTRSVEEDSFNGEVLQYVKGKVSNKAVIKDNNLVSGKIRIDEDVRNVEIERKGEWIIIRQYTKAGKLFSEEKVLINENPYGESYYFREESLVKNYNY
- a CDS encoding methylmalonyl-CoA mutase family protein, whose product is MNTKKYTPDNKVRIVTAAALFDGHDAAINIMRRVIQGTGCEVIHLGHDKSAEEVVNTAIQEDANAIALTSYQGGHNEYFKYIYDLLREKNSPQIKIFGGGGGVILPEEIKDLMDYGIDRIYSPDDGRELGLQGMIDDLVQRSDFATGKDITAKDLDAISFENPTSIAQIISAVENFSDEKPELVKAIDEKSKNLNIPIIGITGTGGAGKSSLTDELVRRFLRSNPDKKIAIISIDPSKKKTGGALLGDRIRMNAINDPRVYMRSMATRENNVSVSPFIHSALNVLKLAHPDVIILETSGIGQSGSEVSDFADVSMYVMTPEYGASTQLEKIDMLDYADLVALNKSDKRGALDALQAVRKQFQRNHLLWESPLDDMPVFATKASQFNDHGTTELYNRLIVKVNETLQLAQGKDISEFNTFIEQEVTDEVTIIPPKRVRYLSEIVENNKQYDAAIEKQAELARTMYHIEGVKKIISNDVLETEYQKAEKELQQENIDFLKNWDDTKKAFHAEFYSYFVRGKEIKVETSTESLSHLRIPKIALPKYNDWGDLIKWKGQENLPGSFPYTAGIYPFKRTGEDPTRMFAGEGGPERTNRRFHYVSAEMPAKRLSTAFDSVTLYGQDPALPPDIYGKIGNAGVSIATLDDAKKLYSGFDLVNALTSVSMTINGPAPMLLAFFMNAAIDQNVEKYITEHKLESKVESVLKAKFDDKGLKRPQYNGELPPSNNGLGLQLLGITGDEVIPADVYEKIKAQTIATVRGTVQADILKEDQAQNTCIFSTEFALRLMGDVQEYFIKEKVRNFYSVSISGYHIAEAGANPISQLAFTLANGFTYVEYYLSRGMDINDFAPNLSFFFSNGIDPEYAVIGRVARRIWAKAMKLKYGADERSQMLKYHIQTSGRSLHAQEIDFNDIRTTLQALYAIYDNCNSLHTNAYDEAITTPTEESVRRAMAIQLIINKELGLAKNENPLQGSFIIEELTDLVEEAVYTEFDRITERGGVLGAMETMYQRSKIQEESMHYEWLKHTGEYPIIGVNTFLGKDGSPTVLPGEVIRSTEEEKQAQIESLHNFQKANEGKSEEALRKLQHAAINQQNLFGVMMDAVKYCSLGQITNALFEVGGKYRRNM
- a CDS encoding DUF3667 domain-containing protein, producing MGHHGKLRSDKTCLNCGHQVEERFCPRCGQENTEPKQPFHYLFTHFFEDFTHYDGQFWGTLKNLLFNPGKLTTTYLKGERQKYVPPVKLYIFMSFITFLMVAFLPISVGSGHNEKDEELIQTQNHLRELSPIEATGIIVKENNIQKEDSIKIQMFLKTTKDSLIKKNIIQGDLDNWKDQRFLEGTHIKGANNIKQYDSIQAKNPMNFTTIERPIVKKAFELHEQGATYKDVLNGLIMTFFHSLPKALFLYLPLFALTLWLFHSKKKFWYFDHGVFTLHYFSFLLVEIAIVLLLSLIAKWFPFLSFFKIIASFFATIFSIYSCIYFFIAHYKVYRTHPLTTGIAGISLFFINTILFTFLLMILILISFLMIH
- the rplM gene encoding 50S ribosomal protein L13, whose protein sequence is MNTLSYKTVSANKATANKEWVVVDADGQPLGRLASKVAKILRGKHKTNFTPHVDCGDNVIILNAEKVALSGNKWADKEYIWHTGYPGGQKSLTAAELQKKNSAMVVEKAVKGMLPKNRLGKAIFKNLHVYVGGEHKHEAQQPKEININEIK